The Triticum urartu cultivar G1812 chromosome 6, Tu2.1, whole genome shotgun sequence genome includes the window CAAGAAAATGTGGTACATGCTTCAGCTCCATGCCCGAGCTTGCAGAGATTCAGGATGCAGTGTACCGCGGTGCAGGTGTGTTGGCGCATCTCTCATTTGTCCTGCTAACCTCCCACCACCCCTGTGCTTGTGCATACAGTATTTCAATCGTCTCTGGAGTAACATCTGACCTCCACCTCTGGTAACCATACAGGGATCTCAAAGAGCATCTTAGAAGGCTGCAACAGCAGTCTGATTCCCGGAGGAGGGCTGCTGTTAATGAGATGATGAGACAGAGAGCAGCAGAGGTTGCTACAACATGATTAGTTGCATCTGTACAGGTATACCGTCGTCGAAAGAAGATTAGGAAAGTGCGCAGGGTCTCAGTCCTCTCATCCCCCACACCAAGTCGAAACTTGGGGTCGTTGAATTAGAGGATCCAGGTCGACCGATTGTCCTGGAAGATGGAAGAAGACGCTGGCCATTCTTCGCCGATGATTAACATAGGGGCTTGAAAGCCTGCCATTCTCCGAAGGAAGGGTGAAGGGCGCAGTGCACCACAGTAGGTGGTAACTGTTTGCGCCCTGCTGACTGTGCCGCTGATGTTGTCGATAGGAACCGGCCCGGCCCCTTGGGTGTGGTGATTCTTTCGTTTGACCTGTACTAGTTGGATTAATCTTGTTTTTGCTGCTTGCCTGCTCCGTCGTCTGACGTTCATGTATAATAGGTCTCTGGATCCTCTATTGTTGAAAAACAATGGTTGTAGCTGCTGCTGTTTTGTTCCCTCCTCTGTTCTGGTTTCTTGTCACCTCGGTCAGGAGGGGTATAGTAGGGAGAAAGAAGGTAGAGGGATGGGCACTGGACATGGTTCTGTTTATTTATGTCCCCCTCCCATTTTGTAGGACAAGTCTTTATTTTGAAAGTATAAAGGAAAGTAAATCCTGCGTCTTTCTTTGCCCCTCCTTTCTTGCAAGGTAATGCATGATCTTGATTTGTCCAGTCAGATCATCACATTGGAAATTTTGAATGTGGGGATTATTGTGCCATGACGAAATTTAGAGCTGTGCAGAAATCTGTACGGCCATTTGTCTGAAATTTTGCCATCCCAAGCATCCAAATTGTTTTCAAATTGGTTTTACAAATATTTGCAAATTGCGTCGTGCTTGTTTTTTTTTCTAGTGAAGTGCCGTGCTTGGTTAGCTATATGCAGTTATGTAGAGTGCATTGTTTTGGTGCTCAACATGTAGCCCTTTGTTTGAAACATTCAAAAGTTATATTTCAAAGTTTAAAAAATTCTTAAACAAAATCCACATTGACATATGGATATACACTACATGTGTAAAATTTCATGAGAAAACACATGTGTAGAATTTTTGAATCAGTGAAACATTATTTTTGATCTTTTTCTAAAAAGAAGCTTCATGTAGCCTGAGCACGAAAACAAGTTTATGAGTTGCAAAATAGGGCACTCAAAAGCAGTTTTAAGGTAAAAAAGAAGAATTTTAAGAGCATTGGAAATTATGTTTCTTCAACAGATGTAAAATATGGCACCAAAAATCTTCTTCTTCAACCGGATGATGTATAATACTCccccgtttctaaatataagtcttttttagagatttcaatatggagTTCATACATAGTAagatgtctatatacatccgtatgtactTCATATTGATATACTCCCGCGTCttaaaattcttgtcttagatttatctagatacggatgtatctaatactaaaatgtgacttgatacatccgtatctggacaaatttaagacaagaattttgggacggagggagtacatccgTCTGCACTccgtattgaaatctctaaaagacaTGTATTTAGGAACAAAGGAAGTAGAAAATTATACCAAAACCGGCCCGGATCGGCGCAACGGGGACCCCGAATAGGTGCGTTGGTGGGGCTGTCGCGACCGTCCAAAGCGGCGGGTCGGTGGCGGCAGTGGACCGGTAACGGTGCCATTGGCGGCTGAAATTGAGTTGGCGACGGTCGGGGTGAGAGCCGGAGTGCGGCGAGAGGAAGTTTCACTTGGCGGTTTGGTGTTTGCATCACACAACTTTGGTTTGCGCAACTGCTTGCGTGCTATATATTTACAGCGCAAGGGGTTGAAGTTTAGGTCTGCCTCAAATTGAGACCACAAAAACATAGAGATATGACAACTGCTGGACTATTATTTTGGATTGAAATGTTCTAAAAACAGTTTTCTGGGCGGCTGACCTGGAGATGCCATTATATATAGGATTGTGGCAAGATCTCGATCCAACGAGACTCTCAGTCAAGTGACAGAACAtataaaaaagaagaaagaaaaattttaaaaaaattacaTGGAGTTTTGTATAATATCTAACGACTATAGCATGGACTGACTTTGATTCAGTAATCCCGTTATATGTATCCATAGACTACGAATTCGAACCAGCTGAGTTTGTTGTATCTGAAAGCTCTGACTAGGCACCGAACCGATCTGAGCCGTCCATCCGTGATCAGACGACGGACGGTCACCCTGCGGCGCACGCTATTTATCCGTTCCTCGCGCGCTCGCGACTCCTGATGGCGACGGCAGCGCGGCGCCTCGTCCCCTTCCACCTCCGGCCGCCCGGCGCGCGCCCGCTCGCCGCCGTTGCGGCGGCTCCCCACAGCCGCAAGCGCGATGCCGTCTCGTGCAAATCCACCGGCAAGACCAGGGCGAAGAACAAGGCCAAGGACACCACCATGTGGCGGCCGCAGCGGCGGGAGCTGGAGGAGCACCTCAAGCGGCGCACCCGCTCCGCCGGCGCCTTCGACCCCGGCCTCTACCGCCGCCACTCCCACTCCCACCACGTACCCGTCTTGCTCGGGGAGGTCCTCGCCGCGTTCCGCCGCCCGCTCCCGCTCCGCTCCTTCGTCGACTGCACCCTCGGTGCCGCCGGCCACTCCCTCGCCGTCCGTAATCCCTTTCCTTTCGCATCTACCTTTATGTTGTCGTGGGAACAATCTGTTCGTGCTCAGTAGAATCGAATGCCTCTACTCGTTGTGGCTTCAATTTTACGTGCTCATTTGTGCCCATAAGCTGTTTGATGGAATGCGTCTTGGGGGTGACAGATGATGGAGGCGCACCCGGAGATGGAGCTGCACGTTGGCATGGACGTCGACCCCTCTGCGCTGGAGATTGGCCAGCGCCACATCGAGGCTTTCCTTGTTAGTAGGGCAACTGGGGAAGGGGGAGAAGATGCTCTGCAAGGGACACTACGCGCCTATACTCACGTCAAGAATTTCAAGTACATCAAGCATGTTCTTGGTGGCGTTGACGAGAGCCTGGCGGATGGCTCGTCTGGAGTTGACGGTATCCTCATCGACCTTGGCATGTCATCCATGCAGGTAAAAAATAAGTAAAATGTGAGGAAACTGATGCTAAGACTGCTAAGTTTCCCATTGGCTGACCAAATTTTTTTGGTCTGCTGCGCAGGTTAACAGGTCAGATAGAGGATTTAGTGTGCTCAATGATGGTCCACTTGACATGCGCATGGACCCTAAGGTCAGTGTTGATTTAGTCTTTTTTTTCGAGGGTACGCCAAAGGCGTACCTTAGCTTTATAGAAGAGAGAAATATATGTACAAGAGACTACAATTGTGCTAGTTAGGAGTCACAAGCCGACCCTAACTGAGCCTCCACCCCACTCCCACACGCTACTCGACTACTCGGATACTAGTTGTCCTCCAAACGCTCCTGCCATGGCCCAAGTCCTCAAGTCAGTGTTGATTTAGTCTTACTTACAGCCTTACTGGTCATTTCTTTGTTCACTTATTATCAGAATGCACCATGTATGGATGCAATATACTTTTTGCTACTTACTACAATCACGCAGTGTTGCAAACTTGCATGACTAAAGATTAAAACAACTTATATCCAATATTAGTTTGTCTTACTAAAAGATCATTTTATTGGCAGATAGCATGAGCTGTAATTATTTAGATGCGCTCGTAGTCATAATGCCAATCACACAGTCTATCTAGGAATTTGTAAAACACAGTTGCACTTAGTTCATTTCTGTTGTGTTTCATTTTGTCTGTATTTACATGCACGAGTTCCATATATTGACCTTGCCATGTCCAAAATATCCAGGAATATTTTTTTGTGTGTTACTTCATGTTTGAGTCAATCTTGGTGAATTAGTAATGTCCAAATGGTACAACTCCACCTTGATATATGTTTTGTGTTACAGTTGTGTACTGCTTCTAACCTAAAGCTGAAACTAGACAGGCAACTTTAACAGCAGAAGATATCTTGAACTCTTGGCCCGAGCTTGAAGTTGGGCGTATCCTCCGTGATTATGGGGAGGAAAGCAATTGGCAATCCCTTCAGAGGCGAATTGTTAAAGAACGGAAAACAGGGGGTTTACACTCTACTGGCGAGCTTGTCAAACTTATCCAAAGAACGTGCACCATTTCAGGAGGTATGTATGAAGCTATGATTATGATAATACTTTGAGGTTTCCTTCTATGATTGTGATAACACCATGCaagtttatatatatatatatatatatatatatatatatattgttttGCTCGATGAACTCTTGTGGAATTTACAAGAAAATAATGATTTCTTATTGACCATTTGATCCTTTGATTTATGCAAATTTCTTCTTGCTACTTTGTAAATGTCCTGTAGTTTATACATAACTTCTCTACAAAAAAAAAAGAAGATTGCTATTTTTGCAAGCTGGAGATAATTAAATAAGAATCTCACAACAAGTTTATCTACAGGACGGCAAGGCTGGATTAAAACTGCAACAAGGGTATTCCAAGCCCTTAGGATTGCAGTTAATGATGAGCTCCAAACTTTAGAAGACGCACTCCATTCGTGTTTTGACTGCCTAGCACCAGATGGCCGTCTTGCTGTAATCTCATTCCACAGTTTAGAGGACAGAATTGTCAAGCAGACATTCCTGGAGCTTATTCGTGGGGATGAAGCAGAGGATGATGAGGAAGACTTGGTATGCGCTGACATTGACGACGAAGATGAGCCATGGTTTAAGCAGAGGGTGCAAGGGACCAACGGCACTGTCCTGACAAAAAGACCGACAACCCCTTCACAAGAGGAAGAGAAACTAAATCAAAGGTGTAGAAGTGCAAAGCTCAGAGTTATTCAGAAGGCCTAAACGGAATAACACTGGATACAAATTTGTGAATGATTGCTGAGGAGATTATCGAGGCCGCAAAACATGCGACtgtcagtttctcatctgctCACCAGGAAGCAAACACTTTGAAATCGCCTGAAACTTGGTtcaggggggtgaataggaggtCTTTGCTCCCCCCAAAGATGGGAACATGGAAGGTAGAGGGTTAGGTTAGTCCAGAAGTAATAATCTCACCGTGTTTGTACTTTGTACCATTTTTCCAACTTCACTCGTGTATATTGTACTCTGTTTGCCACCTTCTCTTGCAAGATGCGACCAATTTTATGCCATCTGCAGTTCTGCATTCGACATCTGAATTCTTCGTCATGTTCCCAGCGACCTGGGTGCTTGTTGTGTTGCTTCGTTTCATATGAGAGTTCTGTACCACTCGGGGGCTAGGTACCCGCGTGTGCCACGGGACACTGTCACGCTGGTGGAAGTGCGTGGCTGGTCGGGCTGGAGCACCTTGGCGAGGCTGAAGTCGGCGATTTTCACCGTGCCGCCCCATCTACAAGGATGTTCTGCGGATTGACGTCGCAGTGGATCCCAACCCGTCCGAGTACTACAACTTTTCCAGAGTGTTAGGAATTGTGTGTCTCATAAGTGGCCAACCAACTCATTACATATGGCTTAAAATGGTAACCTGGGTGGTGGAATTTGCGTATAAACCACATGGATAAACCACACACTCATGAATTTGGTGTAGTGCGTATTGCAATCATCTAGAATGAATGGCTTGAGAAGAACCGATGCAATTTTCAGGGACAGTCCATGGAAGGTTCAATATCTGGTGTATAGAACTGTTgaggacctcctagaggaggTTAAGCTTTTGTGTGCCGGtgtattttttttctttggctCTTTATCATTTCGGTTCTGGTGCATAAACTGTACATTGTTCGATATTCAGTACCTACACAAAAATACTTTCATACATGTTGATTCTGGCAAACTTTGGATTGAAAATGTACTAATTATTGTAAAAGTTTCCTAAAAATTGAGCAGACGAATTACTACCCAAGTATCAGAATATGGCTGCATTTCTTGCCTAGggaaatcaaataagattttatctGTAAATGTTTGTTGAGAAACCTGACTCAACCTCTTATCCTATCACGTTTAATCTTCATTTTGTCTATAACTGCAGTGAAAGGAAAGATACACTCTAAGAACATCATTCTCAGAACACATATCTTTATTCGTTATGGGAAGAAACACAAAAAAGCTATGGTCTAAGCATATGCAAATTAATCCGGTTAGTATTTTCAAAAGAACTGTAACTGATCAGAATTGCTTTCTTACCTAGGAGTATTTCGTACAAGACTACAAGGATATGCTTTTACACGAACAATGCCATTATGGGGTTTCTTTTCCAAAAGGAATAAGATATTCACCAGGTTATATGTGTCAATTAGTCGTTACCTTTCATGCATCTCTTAATCTGAGCACGACCACAAAATAGAACTGGCACGTGAAATCTATAAGTATATATATCCCAGTGAGTATCCCGTCCAAACATCCATCGGGCAAGCAAAGGGTTATCTCATCTTACACTAGGTATCCCATCCTACCACCACAGCACATCCAACAACTTTGCAACCTCTTGTTTTTGCCACGGAGAATGTCACAGTGTTGATTTTTGGTGCTGGGCCGGCAGGCCTTGCCACAACAGCGAGCCTTAGCCAATTCTCCATTCCCTATGTCATCATCGAGCGTGAGAACTGCAGTGCGTCACTCTGGCGGCATCGTGCCTACAATCGCCTCAAGCTGTATCTTGCAAAGGAATTCTGTGAATTACTACACATGTCATACCCAGCAGATGCACCAACATACATACCAAAAAACATGTTTGTCAAGTACTTGGATGACTATATTGAGCATTTCAATATCCAACCAAAGTATCTCACTAGTGTGGAGTCATGTACATATGACAATGAAAGAAGTGTTGGTCTATCAAGGCTCGGGACATGGTGAAATGCATGACAACTGATTTCACAGCAAAGTTTCTTGTTATGGCATAGTCGTGAAAATAACGCAGTAATGGGGTGGAGGGTAAGCAAGAAGCTAAGTCATTGTGATGTAATCTACATCAAACctacaaaagaaaaaaaaataccACAATATGTACATATAACCATATGACTTAGGTACACGTTGATGGTTATATGTACATATGAACAAATTACATACCCGCATATgccaaaaaaaagagaggaaGAAGTAGATCTTTTGGAATGCAAATTGAAATATCTCCTTTGCAAATTTGCCATTGCCAACATACCCTCAGTTCTTGTGTCACAGAAATGAAACATAGTTGATATGATATCTATGAAAATAGCAGATGGACTAATTAATTCAATAAAAAATGTATCCAAAAACAGAGTAAAATAGTTGTTTTTGAGAAATGCCATGCGAATATACCACTTTTAGTATTCTCTGTGTTTTGCACTAAACACTAACAATTAAAATTTTAATAGCTAAGAAATCTGGAGATGCTAATCAGATATCGACAATATTAAGTGGGATCCATCATTTAGCCAGTAATTTAATACAACTGTGGTTACTGAAAAGCCAATTGTCATGATATTCTAAATAATTACCAATTGACAGAAAAAAGTAAATATGAAATTGGCTTAATATGATTGGAAATCTTATCTTGCGACCGTTCCCTGTGATATGGTGGCAGTTTGAACATTTGCTAGCAGTTATAGTTGTTAGGGGGTGGCAGTGTCTTCAGAGTGACTTGACATTTTATGGGATGAAGGCTCAGAACTGCCATGGTCCCAGAAAATGTCATGTCACTCTGAACAAGCTGCCATCCCACACACAACTAAAATTGCCATCAAAACGTTCACAAATGCCATCCCTCCCAGCGAATGGTCGCCAGATGAGAGGGTTCTAATATGATACCCTAGCATCATTATCCAAATAATACCTTCTCTTAGTTCTCTAGACTCCATACAAGAAATGCACAATCTGACACCTCCAAGACTCAAAACCTCCATCCACGCCACAACAAAACCGCCGAGACAAAGAAAAAGCACGGCCAATCCAGCGGCAATGCTACATTCACGGACTAATACGGGGGGTTTACGGAGTGTTTGTGATTTGTGAAGTGTTGATTGGATTAAGGGAGTGGAACTGTGGAAGGGGCCCcacccacctgaaaatcaggtgGGGGCGGAGGGGGGGGGGAGTTGAATAGAATAGAAGGAAGGGCCCGTAATGAGCCCGTGCGTTTAGCATTTTTGCCCAATCCAGTGCGGCAAACAACGTGAACTCACTGTAAAACTACGGGCTCCACCAAAAAAAACACGGGATGGCTCCCAGCTCTCTATTCCTAGGGAGTTTTTAGGGATATATGATTTTTCATCAACATAGATTCAGCTACAGCAGGCTATGcgtgtgttcgcacacgaacacgtcaccatgtacctccaacgccgggggtgatgcaccgcagctcacgtcgaaggagactcACCCGAAGTGCGGTACGCAAGCAATCTGGCGGGCGCTTTTGTAGATCCGAAACCCCACgtgcccgggagggaccccgtctggacgcgcggcggctatgggctgccctaggtcggcctgaccgcccctagagcctcgaggttcgccgccctacaatgaagaagaacgaacgaagaacgaggaagaagaagaacaagggagaaggAAAAGTAAAGATAAAAGAAGTAGatagatttgttcgattgtgtgttgtttcaatcggccgtcacccccaacatatataagaggcggctagacttcccgtacaagcaaaggatttatctaggcttttcttacaagaaaattacatcaattcacgtccaaaaccctagtcaaattcggactggtttcatccgaactttccaaaactgttcggtttaaactggctgtaCTTTGAGGGTCCTTTTTGTGGTGACAAACGATCTCGGATGgaaacgagcccaaaagcaatcttagccgtttcgacgagacgaacaactttcatgttgaacgttttttcATCAGAGGTCATCTCAAGGGTCAAATCGCCCGTGCAAGACAGCTAATTATTCACGCAGCACATCAGACATATCCACATATGTGTCTGATTCCGGGCGTCATATTTTTGCTCACTGGAGGGTCGCGCTGTgcgggctctaacttttgcatatgaccTTGGATTGAgatgatctttatatcaaaatcgatcgtttcaACGAGATGAAGACAATTCATGTAGATCAGTTTTCAATATGGGACAGTCTTGGTGGCGTAATCAGCCGAATAGTAttctgaatacaaaatctgagtacttcgaacacaacttcggccttagagatgagatcggatgactatggcccaaatatcaaagtttttccttttgacgatacggaactttctcactttgagcacctctccatttgaggccatcttaattaagttcttcgccgtgccaaaatctggtgtcaacacatgccctcCTGTTTTTCGGCAAACTTGTGTGCCAAAAAATAACTTGCACGATGCTTTtcctaaggacgatgtcaacactccatcgtcCATTTTATGTGCTTAGGACGATAAGTATATATCGGCCATTTGGATAAGCCGATTCAAAAACCTTTTTCCATTAGGACCAATCAGAATAGACTGGTCATCCCTTGGTGTTTCAACAAATTTTAGTCGTCTtttatcaatggccgatttaactatttgacgaaacatgttgcaatcctcaaaattattcttggacgaatcatgcaacttgcaatacattcgtccttggattgatggcttcacatggtgatcaagaactttaatgtaattatttttcagcaacaaatcaaatatttgatcacacatgcttgaattgaAGGTATACTTCTTATTTTCTAGCCGATCTTGGTGTGCAAACGGCTTTGGAGTTGAGCAAACAAATGGTTCAGATTTAGAATCTCCCCATtggctatgcattgtgttttaCACCATATCTCCGATGTATTTGGATAAGATATTATATTAGCATCAGATTTTTCAAAAGAATTTgaccttggctttaaatttctgaaagAAAATAGTTAGAATACACATGTCTCAATTAAGACCAAGTGCAAGCCAAGTAAGAAACaagcaaagctacccaattagatatgaaATTTTGATAAAGCAATGGGGAAAACTTTGGCTGCAATAATAGGTCACTATCAGTCTTTATAAATGGCACAATAGACTGACCAATATGTTCTATAACAGttttattgctaacaagtaaattTCCCTTCGTCATTGATCTTTCAAAATTACTTATAAGAATTTCTCTTATAGAAGCATCAACAATAAAGCTGCGACCAAATTGGAAGATAGGTAAATCACTTGCTAGACATACCTTTTCAAACAcgttgggagagcatgatggttGCGTTACTTGAACGATAGGTTGTTCCTCTTTCGAATAGCTCCCCAACACCTTGTCATCCTGTTTTTCTAGAATAGATTCGGCATACGTAATATTTGATTCGGTCTTTTCAATAGCCGAATTAACTTTATTATCCGAATCACCATCTTTTTTTCATAATTCTATCCACACCCAATGCTTTTTCTTTTTGGCATAATCTAGCTTGGATTGCAGTAGAATCAATAGGCTTTCCCTCTTTTATTAATTCATGTAGAACAACATTGCATTCATCGCAAAAAGACGTAAATTTTTTCTTAATGACCCAATCTGGATAGAATTGCCCCCCGACACTTTTAGACTCTTTCGGTAATGATATGTCACCGAAATTCTGTAATTGTGTTGGGGGGACATGATATGCCACGGTAGTAGGTGAAGGCATTTGTGCTCCTGTAGAGGTTTCACTTATTCGACCATGACCATGAAGGTGGGGAGCCGAATTATGGACATCAACAGTTGCGTATGGTGCCAGAAAATTAGTAGCAcgaggtgtagcatatgatgttTGAGGGTAATTGGCCGAATAACTAGTAGTAGCATGAGCAATTCCCCTATCCACCGGCACGTTTGGATTAACAAACTGCAAGTTAtttgccgatgaataaaaagtTGAAACACTTTGTCGCATCCTATTGGAAGTTCCTACATGGGGTATCTCAACTTGATTAACCGAActcatcatgttgttcatcggcatatagatttgtggggttgccgatgTATGTGAGTTGGGATACATATGTTGCATGTTGCTGAAATTATATGAAGTTGAAGCATGAAGATTATTCTGAATCGGCTGTTGCACATAATTAGATACATTATTGATAAAactagggctagccgatacattatgctcattagaCGATCTAGCAAAAACATAtgcattatttgcatctacataagtgaagtgggtattcatattacctttgtagatgtcaaaccctagatgacgatatcttcgtagcaagaacgggcCGGAGACCGTTCAATGCTTCGTCCCCAgtggagtcgccaaaaagtgtgttcgcacacgaacacgtcaccgtgtacctccaacgccgggggtgatgcaccgcagctcacgccGAAGGAGACCcaccggaagcgcggtacgcaagcaatctGGCAGGcgcttttgtagacccgaaaccccacgcgcccgggagggaccctgtctggacgcgcggcggctatgggctgccctaggttgGCCTGaccgcccctagagcctcgaggttcgccgccctgcaatgaagaagaacgaggaagaagaagaacaagggagaaggaaaagtaaaggtaaaagatgtagatagatttgttcgattgtgtgttgtttcaatcggccgtcacccccaacatatataagaggcggctagacttcccgtacaagcaaagaatttatctaggctttccttacaagaaaattacatcaattcacgtccaaaaccctagtcaaatttgGACTGGTCTTATCCGAACTTTTCAAAACTGTTCGATTTAAACTGGCTGTACTTTGAGAGTCCTTTTTGTGGTGACAAACGACCTCGAATGGAAACGAGCTCAAAAGCAATCTTAACCGTTTCGatgagacgaacaactttcatgttgaatgTTTTTTCATTAGAGGTCATCTCGAGGGTCAAATCGCTCGTGCAAGACAGCTAATTATTCACGCAGCACATCAGACATATCCACATATGTGTCTGGTTCCGGGCGTCATATTTTTGCTCACTGGAGGGTCGCGCTGTgcgggctctaacttttgcatatgaactcggattgagacgatctttatatcaaaatcgatcatttcgacgagacgaagacaattcatgTAGATCTGTTTTCAATATGGGGCAGTCTTGGAGGCGTACTCagccgaatagtgttctgaatacaaaatctgagtacttcgaacacaacttcggccttagagatgaaaccggatgactatggcccaaatatcaaagttttTCCTTTTGACAATACGAAACTTTCTCACTTTtagcacttctccatttgaggccatctaAATTAAGTTCTTcgccatgccaaaatctggtgtcaacagcGTGCACACTGCTGTACGCTCACATGCAAGTATACTGATATTTCTTTCGTCAGCATAGATTCAGTTGTAGCAGCTCACGCGTGTACATACTGATGTATTTCTTGTATATGCATTTTTTTTCTTCAAATTAAGACCTCAGCTATGGGCCGCGGCAACCCTACTGCTCCAAAGAAGTCAGGCGGCCAGAACAAGAGCATCCCCAAGTTCAAGATCCAAATCCTAGCCATGTTGGGGTCCTCACGAGCGTCCGAAAGTAGGAGCGACAAGCGGGCTAGTCACGGCGACGGGTCATAAGGGACTCATCTACCCTGCCGTGGCCTGCGGCGAGCGGCGAGAAGTCCAAGTAGGTGGTGTACCGTCGGTCGCCATCACCACTGTTGAGCCATCTGACAAAGAACGATTGAAGCCACGAGCGGGCTGCCGCCGTTGCTCCATCTTAGGCAGGTGCAAAGGGGAAGACGAAGGATAGTGTGGCTGTGTGGCCCCCGGGGAACAGGCCCTTGGATGAAACAAGATGAACGTTCGATAGGCTAGTAGAGAACCCAAGATAGATAGGTAAGTAAGTGTCTT containing:
- the LOC125515485 gene encoding ribosomal RNA small subunit methyltransferase H-like codes for the protein MATAARRLVPFHLRPPGARPLAAVAAAPHSRKRDAVSCKSTGKTRAKNKAKDTTMWRPQRRELEEHLKRRTRSAGAFDPGLYRRHSHSHHVPVLLGEVLAAFRRPLPLRSFVDCTLGAAGHSLAMMEAHPEMELHVGMDVDPSALEIGQRHIEAFLVSRATGEGGEDALQGTLRAYTHVKNFKYIKHVLGGVDESLADGSSGVDGILIDLGMSSMQVNRSDRGFSVLNDGPLDMRMDPKATLTAEDILNSWPELEVGRILRDYGEESNWQSLQRRIVKERKTGGLHSTGELVKLIQRTCTISGGRQGWIKTATRVFQALRIAVNDELQTLEDALHSCFDCLAPDGRLAVISFHSLEDRIVKQTFLELIRGDEAEDDEEDLVCADIDDEDEPWFKQRVQGTNGTVLTKRPTTPSQEEEKLNQRCRSAKLRVIQKA